One genomic segment of Pandoraea thiooxydans includes these proteins:
- the uvrA gene encoding excinuclease ABC subunit UvrA, producing the protein METIRIRGARTHNLKNINLDLPRHQLIVITGLSGSGKSSLAFDTLYAEGQRRYVESLSAYARQFLQLMEKPDVDLIEGLSPAISIEQKATSHNPRSTVGTVTEIHDYLRLLYARVGTPHCPDHGQPLESQSVSQMVDAALALPADTKLMILAPVVANRKGEHADLFDTMQAQGFVRFRIRSGGGAAHEGEAKIHEIDNLPRLKKNDKHSIDVVIDRVKVRDDLKQRLAESFETALRLADGRAIAVEMDNGKEHVFSSKFACPICSYSLQELEPRLFSFNNPMGACPSCDGLGQMTFFDPKRVVAFPGLSLASGAVKGWDRRNQFYFQMLQNLAAFYDFDVDTPFEELSETVQKTVLYGSDKQTIPFTYVNERGRTTVREHAFEGIIPSLERRYRETDSLAVREELAKYQNNRPCPDCDGTRLRREARFVKIGDGPKARAIYEINVWPLRETLGYFHTLTLTGAKRDIADKIIKEIVARLTFLNNVGLDYLSLERSADTLSGGEAQRIRLASQIGSGLTGVMYVLDEPSIGLHQRDNDRLIATLKHLRDLGNSVIVVEHDEDMIRASDYVVDMGLGAGEHGGKVIAEGTPGQIAAHDVSLTGQYLAGKRKIALPAQRHAPGEHRLRISEASGNNLKQVTLDLPVGLLTCVTGVSGSGKSTLVNDTLYHAVARHLYGSSAEPAPFEAIDGLEHFDKVIAVDQSPIGRTPRSNPATYTGLFTPIRELFAGVPAAKERGYDPGRFSFNVKGGRCEACQGDGVLKVEMHFLPDVYVSCDVCHGKRYNRETLEIQYKGKNIHEVLDMTVEQAHEFFRPVPVVARKLKTLLDVGLGYIRLGQSATTLSGGEAQRVKLSLELSKRDTGRTLYILDEPTTGLHFHDIELLLTVIHRLRDQGNTVVIIEHNLDVIKTADWVIDLGPEGGAGGGRIIAYGTPEEVAGNKASFTGKYLAPLLERDR; encoded by the coding sequence ATGGAAACCATACGTATTCGTGGGGCTCGCACCCACAACCTGAAGAACATCAATCTCGATTTACCCCGTCATCAACTGATCGTCATCACCGGCCTGTCCGGTTCCGGCAAGTCCTCGCTGGCGTTCGATACGCTCTATGCCGAGGGCCAGCGCCGCTACGTGGAGAGCCTGTCGGCGTACGCCCGGCAGTTCCTGCAACTGATGGAAAAACCCGACGTCGACCTGATCGAAGGCCTGTCGCCGGCAATCTCGATCGAACAGAAGGCGACCTCCCACAACCCGCGCTCGACCGTCGGCACGGTGACTGAGATTCACGACTATCTGCGCTTGCTGTACGCCCGCGTAGGCACGCCGCATTGCCCCGATCACGGCCAGCCGCTCGAATCGCAAAGCGTCTCGCAGATGGTCGATGCGGCGCTCGCGCTGCCGGCCGACACCAAGCTGATGATCCTCGCGCCGGTGGTGGCCAATCGCAAGGGCGAGCACGCCGACCTGTTCGACACGATGCAGGCGCAAGGGTTCGTGCGATTCCGGATTCGCTCGGGCGGCGGCGCCGCTCACGAGGGCGAGGCGAAGATCCATGAGATCGACAACCTGCCCAGGCTGAAAAAGAACGACAAGCATTCGATCGACGTCGTGATCGACCGCGTCAAGGTTCGCGACGACCTCAAGCAGCGCCTGGCCGAATCGTTCGAAACCGCGCTGCGCCTGGCCGACGGCCGCGCCATCGCGGTCGAGATGGACAATGGCAAGGAGCATGTCTTCAGCTCGAAATTCGCCTGTCCGATATGCTCGTACTCGCTGCAGGAACTGGAGCCGCGGCTGTTTTCCTTCAATAATCCGATGGGCGCTTGCCCGAGCTGCGACGGCCTGGGCCAGATGACGTTTTTCGATCCGAAGCGGGTGGTGGCCTTTCCCGGCCTGTCACTCGCCTCGGGCGCGGTCAAGGGCTGGGACCGGCGCAATCAGTTCTATTTCCAGATGCTGCAAAATCTCGCGGCATTCTACGATTTCGACGTCGACACGCCGTTCGAGGAACTCAGCGAAACGGTGCAGAAAACCGTTCTGTACGGCTCGGACAAGCAGACCATTCCCTTCACCTACGTCAACGAACGCGGCCGCACCACCGTACGCGAACATGCTTTCGAGGGCATTATTCCGAGCCTGGAGCGGCGCTACCGCGAGACCGATTCGCTGGCCGTGCGCGAAGAGCTCGCCAAATACCAGAACAACCGCCCCTGCCCCGACTGCGACGGCACCCGGCTGCGCCGCGAGGCGCGTTTCGTCAAGATCGGCGACGGGCCGAAGGCGCGCGCCATTTACGAGATCAACGTGTGGCCGCTGCGCGAGACGCTGGGGTATTTCCACACGCTCACGCTCACCGGCGCCAAGCGCGACATCGCCGACAAGATCATCAAGGAGATCGTCGCGCGGCTCACCTTCCTGAACAACGTCGGGCTCGATTACCTGTCGCTCGAGCGCAGCGCCGATACGCTCTCGGGCGGCGAGGCGCAGCGCATCCGCCTGGCCTCGCAAATCGGCTCGGGCCTGACCGGCGTGATGTACGTGCTCGACGAGCCGTCGATCGGCCTGCATCAGCGCGACAACGACCGCCTGATCGCCACCCTCAAGCACTTGCGCGACCTCGGCAACTCGGTGATCGTGGTCGAGCACGACGAAGACATGATTCGCGCCAGCGATTACGTCGTCGACATGGGTCTGGGCGCAGGCGAGCACGGCGGCAAGGTGATCGCCGAAGGCACGCCTGGCCAGATCGCCGCCCACGATGTGTCACTCACCGGCCAGTATCTGGCGGGCAAGCGCAAGATCGCGCTGCCGGCGCAGCGTCATGCGCCGGGCGAGCATCGGCTGCGCATTTCGGAGGCCAGCGGCAATAATTTGAAGCAGGTCACGCTCGATTTGCCGGTGGGGCTGCTGACCTGCGTGACGGGCGTGTCCGGCTCGGGCAAGTCGACCCTGGTCAACGATACGCTCTATCACGCGGTGGCCCGTCATTTGTACGGCTCGTCGGCCGAACCGGCGCCGTTCGAGGCGATCGACGGGCTGGAGCATTTCGACAAGGTCATCGCGGTCGACCAGTCGCCGATCGGGCGCACGCCGCGCTCGAACCCGGCCACTTACACCGGTCTGTTCACGCCCATCCGCGAACTGTTCGCGGGCGTGCCGGCAGCCAAGGAGCGCGGCTACGACCCCGGCCGCTTCTCGTTCAACGTCAAGGGCGGGCGCTGCGAGGCGTGCCAGGGCGACGGCGTGCTCAAGGTAGAAATGCACTTCCTGCCGGATGTGTACGTTTCGTGCGACGTCTGCCACGGCAAGCGCTATAACCGCGAGACGCTCGAGATTCAATACAAGGGCAAGAATATTCACGAGGTGCTCGACATGACGGTCGAGCAGGCGCATGAGTTTTTCCGGCCGGTGCCGGTGGTCGCGCGCAAGCTCAAGACGCTGCTCGACGTCGGGCTGGGCTATATCCGGCTGGGCCAGTCGGCGACCACCCTCTCGGGCGGCGAGGCGCAGCGCGTCAAGCTCTCGCTCGAACTATCCAAGCGCGACACCGGACGGACCCTGTATATTCTGGACGAACCGACCACCGGGCTGCATTTTCACGATATCGAACTGTTGCTCACGGTCATCCATCGTCTGCGCGATCAGGGCAACACGGTGGTCATCATCGAGCATAATCTGGATGTGATCAAAACGGCCGACTGGGTCATCGACCTGGGGCCGGAGGGCGGCGCCGGCGGCGGGCGGATCATCGCCTACGGCACGCCCGAGGAAGTCGCCGGAAACAAGGCCAGCTTCACCGGCAAGTATCTGGCGCCGTTGCTCGAGCGGGACCGCTAG
- a CDS encoding Na/Pi cotransporter family protein produces MLTLLNLLSGVALLIWGTHIVRSGVLRVYGADLRRVLSRSIANRYLAFVAGLGVTGLVQSSNATALIVASFGAQGLIALAPALAIMLGADVGTALMARILIFDFSWLSPLLICCGVVLFLSRKQSRAGQLGRVAIGLGLILLALQLIVAAAHPITQAAGVKVLFASLTGDAVLDTLVGAVFAMVSYSSLAAVLLTATLAASGVISLKVALCLVIGANLGSGMLAMLSSSAQNAAGRRVVFGSLIFKLIGAAAMLPFIDLAGGWVGAVSLDPQQTVVNFHVLYNLARCSIFLLFTTPMARLCMRVLPDRPEQDGTMRPRHLDEAALATPTLALANAARETLRMGDTVEAMLNGLLGVIIDSDVERARQTRRMDDDVDQLYTAVKMYLARISREELDEADSRRWTDIISLVINLEHAGDIIERAVADVEEKKIAHRLSFSQAGLQEICDMHRRLVDNLQLGLSVFLSGDLKSAQRLIMAKERFRDLEREYAYTHLNRLAGQSVQSIETSSLHLDIISDLKRLNSLFCSTAYPVLDDAGALRKSRLRGKRKGEQGASRTAEAPFAAPPQPTEENTDGTEHPGHPQIIR; encoded by the coding sequence ATGTTGACGTTGCTCAATCTCCTGTCGGGTGTGGCGCTACTGATCTGGGGCACCCATATCGTGCGCAGCGGCGTGCTGCGCGTGTATGGCGCCGACTTGCGGCGCGTGTTGAGCAGAAGCATCGCCAACCGATATCTCGCCTTCGTGGCGGGCCTGGGTGTCACCGGCCTGGTCCAAAGCAGCAACGCCACCGCGCTGATCGTCGCATCGTTCGGCGCACAGGGCCTGATCGCGCTGGCGCCGGCCCTGGCGATCATGCTGGGCGCCGACGTCGGTACGGCGCTGATGGCGCGCATCCTGATTTTCGATTTTTCCTGGCTCTCGCCGTTGCTTATTTGCTGCGGCGTGGTGCTGTTTCTGTCGCGCAAGCAGTCGCGCGCCGGACAACTGGGGCGGGTTGCGATCGGTCTCGGGCTGATTCTGCTGGCGCTGCAGCTGATCGTCGCGGCGGCCCATCCGATTACCCAGGCCGCGGGTGTCAAGGTACTGTTCGCCTCGCTCACCGGCGACGCCGTGCTCGACACGCTGGTCGGCGCGGTATTTGCGATGGTGTCGTACTCGAGCCTGGCGGCGGTGCTGCTGACCGCCACGCTGGCGGCGTCCGGCGTGATCTCGCTGAAGGTCGCCCTGTGTCTGGTGATCGGCGCCAATCTGGGTAGCGGCATGCTGGCCATGCTGAGTTCGTCGGCGCAAAATGCGGCCGGACGGCGGGTGGTGTTCGGGAGCCTGATATTCAAGCTGATCGGCGCCGCGGCCATGCTGCCCTTTATCGATCTGGCCGGCGGCTGGGTCGGCGCGGTGTCGCTTGATCCGCAACAGACGGTGGTGAATTTTCATGTGCTGTACAACCTTGCGCGCTGCAGCATATTCCTGCTTTTCACCACCCCCATGGCGCGCCTGTGCATGCGTGTGCTGCCCGACAGGCCAGAGCAGGACGGCACGATGCGGCCACGCCACCTCGACGAAGCAGCGCTGGCTACACCCACGCTGGCACTGGCCAATGCCGCGCGTGAGACGCTGCGCATGGGCGACACGGTCGAGGCAATGCTCAATGGCCTGCTGGGCGTGATCATTGACAGCGATGTCGAGCGCGCACGCCAGACGCGGCGCATGGACGACGACGTCGACCAGCTCTACACGGCCGTGAAGATGTATCTGGCGCGCATCTCGCGCGAAGAGCTCGACGAAGCGGACAGCCGCCGCTGGACCGACATCATTTCCCTCGTCATCAATCTGGAACATGCCGGCGACATCATCGAGCGGGCGGTCGCCGATGTCGAGGAGAAAAAGATTGCTCACCGGCTGTCGTTTTCGCAGGCCGGCTTGCAGGAAATCTGCGACATGCATCGACGCCTGGTCGACAATCTGCAGCTCGGGCTGTCGGTGTTTCTCAGCGGTGATCTGAAAAGCGCACAGCGCTTGATCATGGCAAAGGAGCGCTTCCGCGATCTGGAACGGGAGTATGCCTACACGCATTTGAATCGCCTGGCCGGCCAGTCGGTGCAGAGCATCGAGACCAGCTCGCTGCATCTGGACATCATCAGCGATCTGAAGCGGCTCAATTCGCTGTTTTGCTCCACCGCTTACCCGGTGCTCGACGATGCCGGCGCACTGCGCAAGAGCCGCCTGCGCGGCAAGCGCAAGGGCGAGCAGGGGGCTTCACGCACCGCCGAGGCGCCGTTCGCCGCACCACCGCAACCGACAGAGGAAAATACCGATGGCACTGAGCATCCCGGACATCCGCAAATTATTCGATGA
- a CDS encoding phosphonate utilization associated transcriptional regulator has translation MTTVSPSSNAIELLQSQSLTTLVQHELERQIMAGELMPGAKLNEIEVAGRLGVSRGPVREAFRALEEAGLLRTEKNRGVFVRVVSLQEAEEIYELRAVLDEYVGRTLAERITIDQLNGLREIVEAMHAANRGGDAEAYYRLNLSFHEAMVAAVGNRKLLETYRGLVKELNLFRHQALTASAEAAPASEREHREIVSAIASREPERAGQVVREHVERGRARMRQAQGQRTGEPQDPA, from the coding sequence ATGACGACCGTTTCTCCTTCTTCCAACGCCATCGAGCTGCTGCAAAGCCAGTCGCTCACTACGCTTGTGCAGCACGAACTGGAGCGGCAGATCATGGCCGGCGAACTGATGCCCGGCGCCAAGCTCAACGAAATCGAGGTGGCCGGGCGGCTTGGCGTGTCGCGCGGGCCGGTTCGCGAGGCGTTTCGCGCGCTCGAAGAGGCCGGACTGCTGCGTACCGAGAAAAACCGCGGCGTTTTCGTGCGGGTCGTCTCGCTGCAGGAAGCCGAAGAGATTTACGAGTTGCGCGCGGTGCTCGACGAGTACGTCGGGCGCACGCTGGCCGAGCGCATCACCATCGACCAGCTCAACGGCCTGCGCGAGATCGTCGAGGCGATGCATGCGGCCAACCGCGGCGGCGATGCCGAGGCGTACTACCGGCTCAATCTGTCCTTTCACGAGGCGATGGTCGCGGCGGTGGGCAACCGCAAGCTGCTCGAGACGTATCGTGGTCTGGTCAAGGAGTTGAACCTGTTCCGGCACCAGGCGCTGACCGCCAGCGCGGAAGCCGCTCCGGCCTCGGAGCGGGAGCACCGGGAAATCGTCAGCGCGATCGCCTCGCGCGAGCCAGAGCGAGCCGGCCAGGTAGTGCGCGAGCACGTCGAGCGGGGCCGTGCGCGCATGCGGCAGGCGCAAGGTCAGCGAACCGGCGAGCCGCAGGACCCTGCATGA
- the phnA gene encoding phosphonoacetate hydrolase yields MNGSPGAAGVLFKEIVVNASRMIEVNGRSYRLPRQPTVIICVDGCQYEYLEAAAAAGVAPYIAQLLAGGAAFKGDCVVPSFTNPNNLSIVCGAPPVVHGICGNYFFDRGAEGGQGKEVMMNDPQYLRAGTVLAAAAAAGASVAVVTAKDKLRALLGHDMRGICFSAEKADQANLAANGIDDVPALVGMAVPDVYSAALSEFVFAAGVRLLQTRKIDLMYLSTTDYVQHKCAPGTEGANAFYAMMDKYLRRMDELGAVIGLTADHGMNAKHDAATGEPNVIYLQDLLDDWLGKGVGAGGARVILPITDPYVVHHGALGSYATVYLPAGLDAAEIRARLSALPGIELVLDNTEACARFELPPDRVGDLVIVSQQPVVLGTSAARHDLSGLSVPLRSHGGISEQTVPLLFNRPTAGIPGKTRLRNFDILDVALNHI; encoded by the coding sequence ATGAATGGATCGCCCGGCGCTGCTGGCGTGCTTTTTAAGGAGATTGTCGTGAACGCGTCCCGAATGATTGAAGTCAACGGCCGCAGCTACCGCTTGCCTCGGCAACCGACCGTGATCATCTGCGTCGACGGTTGCCAATACGAATATCTGGAGGCCGCGGCGGCCGCCGGCGTCGCGCCCTACATCGCGCAATTACTGGCGGGTGGCGCGGCCTTCAAGGGCGATTGCGTGGTGCCCAGTTTCACCAATCCAAACAATCTGTCGATTGTTTGCGGCGCGCCGCCGGTGGTACACGGCATTTGCGGCAACTACTTCTTCGACCGCGGCGCCGAAGGCGGGCAGGGCAAGGAAGTCATGATGAACGACCCGCAATACCTGCGCGCGGGCACGGTGCTGGCCGCCGCGGCGGCCGCCGGCGCCAGCGTGGCGGTGGTCACCGCCAAGGACAAGCTGCGCGCGCTCCTGGGGCATGATATGCGCGGCATCTGCTTCTCGGCGGAAAAGGCCGATCAGGCGAATCTGGCCGCCAACGGCATCGACGACGTGCCGGCACTGGTGGGCATGGCCGTGCCCGACGTCTACAGCGCGGCGCTGTCCGAGTTCGTGTTCGCTGCCGGGGTGCGCCTGCTGCAGACGCGCAAGATCGACCTGATGTACCTGTCGACCACCGACTACGTCCAGCACAAGTGCGCGCCGGGCACCGAGGGCGCCAACGCGTTCTACGCCATGATGGACAAATATCTGCGCCGCATGGACGAGCTCGGCGCGGTGATCGGCCTGACCGCCGACCACGGCATGAACGCCAAGCATGATGCAGCGACCGGCGAGCCCAATGTCATCTATTTGCAGGATCTGCTCGACGATTGGCTTGGCAAGGGCGTGGGCGCGGGCGGCGCACGGGTGATCCTGCCGATTACCGACCCCTACGTGGTGCACCACGGCGCGCTCGGCTCCTACGCCACGGTTTACCTGCCGGCCGGGCTGGATGCGGCCGAGATCCGTGCGCGATTGAGCGCTCTGCCGGGCATCGAGCTGGTGCTCGACAACACCGAGGCGTGCGCCCGTTTCGAGCTGCCGCCCGATCGCGTCGGCGATCTGGTGATCGTGAGCCAGCAGCCGGTGGTGCTCGGCACCAGCGCTGCGCGCCACGACCTGTCGGGACTGAGCGTGCCATTGCGCTCGCACGGCGGCATCTCGGAGCAGACCGTGCCGCTGCTGTTCAACCGACCGACGGCGGGCATCCCCGGCAAGACCCGTTTGCGTAACTTCGACATCCTGGATGTGGCGCTCAACCATATTTGA
- the phnY gene encoding phosphonoacetaldehyde dehydrogenase, giving the protein MSAPHKIHPQFRAEALRIGGEKVLRERVIDVFNPYTNELVGTVPKATQDDVRRAYGIARQYRSRLTRFERANILNRAAALLRERTSEAAGLITLESGLCKKDAVYEIGRVADVLNFAATEALRDDGQAFSCDLTPHGKKRRVITQRDPLLGAICAITPFNHPMNQVAHKVAPSIATNNRMVLKPSEKVPLSAFYLADVLYEAGLPPEMLQVVTGDPREIADELLTNENVDLITFTGGVQIGKYIAAKAGYRRIVLELGGNDPLIVMEDADLDKASDLAVQGSYKNSGQRCTAVKRMLVQRDVAARFTELVVEKTRAWKYGDPNDGGVDMGTVIDEEAARLFESRVNEAVAQGARLLAGNRRDGALYPPTVIDRVDPAMTVVREETFGPVSPIITFGDIAEAIHISNGTAFGLSSGVCTNRLDYITRFASELEVGTVNVWEVPGYRIELTPFGGIKDSGLGYKEGVQEAMKSFTNQKTFTLPWGL; this is encoded by the coding sequence ATGAGCGCGCCGCATAAAATCCATCCGCAATTTCGCGCCGAAGCGCTGCGCATCGGCGGCGAAAAAGTCCTGCGCGAGCGGGTGATCGACGTATTCAATCCCTACACCAACGAACTCGTCGGCACGGTGCCCAAGGCGACGCAGGACGACGTGCGCCGCGCGTATGGCATCGCCAGGCAATATCGCTCCAGGCTGACACGCTTCGAACGGGCCAACATCCTCAACCGGGCCGCCGCGCTGCTGCGCGAGCGCACGTCGGAGGCGGCCGGCCTGATCACCCTGGAGTCGGGGCTGTGCAAGAAGGACGCCGTCTATGAAATCGGGCGGGTCGCCGACGTGTTGAATTTCGCCGCCACCGAAGCGTTGCGCGACGATGGTCAGGCGTTTTCCTGCGATCTCACGCCGCACGGCAAGAAGCGTCGCGTGATCACGCAGCGCGATCCGCTGCTTGGCGCGATCTGCGCGATCACGCCGTTCAACCATCCGATGAACCAGGTCGCGCACAAGGTCGCGCCGTCGATCGCGACCAACAATCGCATGGTGCTCAAGCCGTCCGAAAAGGTGCCGCTGTCGGCCTTTTACCTGGCCGACGTGTTGTATGAGGCGGGCCTGCCGCCGGAGATGCTGCAGGTCGTCACCGGCGATCCGCGCGAGATCGCCGACGAGCTGCTCACCAACGAGAACGTCGATCTGATCACCTTCACCGGCGGCGTGCAGATCGGCAAATACATTGCCGCCAAGGCGGGTTACCGGCGCATCGTGCTGGAGCTCGGCGGCAACGATCCGCTGATCGTGATGGAAGACGCCGATCTCGACAAGGCGTCGGATCTCGCCGTGCAGGGTTCGTACAAGAACTCGGGGCAGCGCTGCACCGCCGTCAAGCGCATGCTGGTGCAGCGTGACGTGGCGGCGCGCTTTACGGAACTGGTGGTGGAAAAGACCCGGGCCTGGAAATACGGCGATCCGAACGATGGCGGGGTCGACATGGGCACGGTCATCGACGAGGAAGCCGCCCGCCTGTTCGAGAGCCGCGTCAACGAGGCAGTGGCACAAGGCGCGCGCCTGTTGGCAGGCAATCGGCGCGATGGTGCGCTGTATCCACCGACCGTGATCGACCGGGTCGACCCGGCCATGACGGTCGTGCGCGAGGAGACCTTCGGCCCGGTCTCGCCGATCATCACCTTCGGCGATATCGCCGAGGCGATCCACATCTCCAACGGCACGGCGTTCGGCTTGTCGTCCGGCGTATGCACCAACCGGCTCGACTACATTACGCGCTTTGCCAGCGAGTTGGAGGTGGGCACCGTCAATGTGTGGGAAGTGCCGGGCTACCGCATCGAATTGACTCCGTTCGGCGGCATCAAGGACTCCGGTCTCGGCTACAAGGAAGGCGTGCAGGAAGCCATGAAAAGCTTCACCAATCAAAAGACCTTCACGCTGCCGTGGGGGCTTTGA
- a CDS encoding 2-aminoethylphosphonate ABC transporter substrate-binding protein — MKAKLIIAVASVLAVVASPVLAQSNVVTIYSADGLHDGSPNWFQTEFDAFTKATGIKVQYIEAGSGGVVDRLAMEKSNPQADVLVTLPPFMQKAAAEGLLQPFKPTEWNKIPATDRDPKDRFVVMMGNYPNYIYNAAVLKQTPKTYNDLLAPQFKGKIQYSTPGQAGDGTAMLLQVFHAYGSKQAGLAYMKKLQANNVGPSASTGKLTGLVNKGELYVANGDLQMNAAQKADNPNIKIFFLAGPNGQRTAFSLPYYIGLTAGAPHSANGKKLIDFLLSAKAQQQASSLAYGFPVRSDVHPTDAHFKQLQAALNGVEIWNPDWTTVLADLKQDVAAYNQAISGQ; from the coding sequence ATGAAAGCAAAGCTGATCATCGCAGTCGCAAGTGTGCTGGCCGTGGTAGCAAGCCCGGTTCTGGCGCAATCCAATGTGGTCACCATCTACAGCGCCGACGGCTTGCATGACGGCTCGCCCAACTGGTTCCAGACCGAGTTCGATGCTTTCACCAAGGCCACCGGCATCAAGGTGCAATACATCGAGGCGGGCTCCGGCGGTGTGGTCGACCGGCTCGCCATGGAGAAGTCCAACCCGCAGGCCGACGTTTTGGTCACCCTGCCGCCGTTCATGCAAAAAGCCGCCGCCGAAGGCTTGCTGCAGCCGTTCAAGCCGACCGAATGGAACAAGATCCCGGCTACGGACCGCGACCCCAAGGATCGCTTCGTGGTGATGATGGGCAATTATCCGAACTACATCTATAACGCCGCGGTCCTCAAACAGACGCCCAAGACCTACAACGATCTGCTGGCACCGCAATTCAAGGGCAAGATCCAGTATTCCACGCCGGGGCAAGCCGGTGACGGCACCGCCATGCTGCTGCAGGTGTTTCATGCCTATGGCAGCAAGCAGGCCGGGCTGGCCTACATGAAGAAATTGCAGGCCAACAACGTTGGCCCGTCGGCCTCGACCGGCAAGCTGACCGGCCTGGTCAACAAGGGCGAGCTGTATGTTGCCAACGGCGACCTGCAGATGAACGCAGCGCAAAAGGCCGACAATCCGAATATCAAGATTTTCTTCCTGGCCGGTCCGAACGGCCAGCGCACCGCGTTCTCGCTGCCGTACTACATCGGCCTGACCGCCGGCGCGCCGCACTCGGCCAATGGCAAGAAGCTGATCGACTTCCTGCTCTCGGCCAAGGCCCAGCAACAAGCCAGCTCGCTGGCCTACGGCTTCCCGGTGCGCTCCGACGTGCATCCGACCGACGCGCATTTCAAACAGCTGCAGGCGGCGCTCAACGGGGTTGAAATCTGGAACCCGGACTGGACGACCGTGCTGGCCGACCTTAAGCAGGACGTCGCCGCCTACAATCAAGCGATCTCGGGCCAATAA
- a CDS encoding AI-2E family transporter, with protein MNQRVVDIASWVIAALLLWLVLQIHLLSALLSGLLVYHLVHMLAPRLQLRISNERARLVAVALLTILIVSLLTLAIFAVVTFFRSDAGHMARLMSKFMEIVDQARTQLPLWIVNRLPDDSQDIGNALLGYLRDHTQEVQFFGKEAVNAFVHIVVGMVLGALITLTSIRPLGDMRPLAAALAQRVQLFADAFRRIVFAQVKISTLNTIFTAIFLVGALPLFGVQLPLRKTMILVTFIVGLLPVIGNLISNTVIVVLALSMSLYVALAALIFLVVIHKLEYFLNARIVGTEIRARAWELLLAMVVMEAAFGLPGLVAAPIYYGYLKSELARRGLV; from the coding sequence TTGAATCAGCGCGTCGTCGACATCGCCAGTTGGGTCATCGCAGCGCTGCTGCTGTGGCTGGTGCTGCAAATCCATCTGCTCTCGGCCTTGCTGTCGGGCCTGCTGGTGTACCACCTGGTGCACATGCTGGCGCCGCGCCTGCAGCTGCGCATTTCCAACGAGCGCGCACGGCTCGTCGCGGTGGCCCTGCTGACGATACTGATCGTCAGCCTGCTCACCCTGGCGATTTTCGCCGTCGTGACGTTTTTCCGCAGCGACGCCGGCCACATGGCGCGCCTGATGAGCAAATTCATGGAAATCGTCGATCAGGCGCGCACCCAATTGCCGCTGTGGATCGTCAACCGCTTGCCGGACGACTCGCAGGATATCGGCAACGCCTTGCTCGGCTATTTGCGCGACCACACCCAGGAGGTGCAATTCTTCGGCAAGGAAGCCGTCAACGCGTTCGTGCACATCGTCGTCGGCATGGTGCTCGGCGCGCTGATCACGCTCACCAGCATCCGCCCGCTGGGCGACATGCGGCCGCTCGCCGCGGCCCTGGCGCAGCGCGTTCAACTGTTTGCCGATGCGTTCCGGCGCATCGTGTTCGCACAGGTCAAGATCTCCACGCTCAACACGATTTTCACGGCAATCTTCCTGGTCGGGGCGCTGCCGCTGTTCGGCGTGCAACTGCCGCTGCGCAAAACGATGATTCTCGTGACCTTTATCGTCGGCCTGCTGCCGGTGATCGGCAACCTGATTTCCAACACCGTGATCGTCGTGCTGGCGCTGTCGATGTCGCTGTATGTCGCGCTGGCGGCGTTGATATTCCTGGTCGTCATCCACAAGCTGGAGTACTTCCTCAACGCACGCATCGTCGGCACCGAAATCCGCGCGCGCGCGTGGGAGCTGCTGCTGGCCATGGTCGTCATGGAGGCCGCGTTCGGGTTGCCCGGCCTGGTGGCCGCGCCGATCTATTACGGGTATCTGAAAAGCGAGCTGGCCAGGCGCGGCCTGGTCTGA
- a CDS encoding phosphonate degradation HD-domain oxygenase: MALSIPDIRKLFDEFGAMAYSGEPVTQLEHALQSAQLAEQESAGDPLVAASLLHDLGHLLNRQGETPTARGIDDLHQYYALPFLRPVFDDAVLEPIRLHVDAKRCLCAIDAEYFGRLSADSVRSLALQGGVYSAPQVQAFMAQPFAADAMRLRRWDDQAKRAGLPTPPLSHYLAVLERVARAA; encoded by the coding sequence ATGGCACTGAGCATCCCGGACATCCGCAAATTATTCGATGAATTTGGCGCAATGGCCTACAGCGGCGAGCCGGTCACGCAACTCGAGCATGCGCTGCAAAGCGCGCAGCTGGCCGAGCAGGAGAGCGCGGGCGACCCACTGGTGGCAGCCAGCCTGCTGCATGATCTCGGGCATTTGCTCAATCGCCAGGGCGAAACGCCGACCGCGCGAGGCATCGACGATCTCCATCAATATTACGCATTGCCGTTTTTGCGGCCGGTGTTCGACGACGCCGTGCTCGAGCCGATCCGGCTGCATGTCGACGCCAAGCGCTGCCTGTGTGCGATCGATGCCGAATACTTCGGGCGGCTGTCCGCCGACTCGGTGCGCAGCCTGGCGTTGCAGGGCGGTGTCTACAGCGCGCCGCAGGTCCAGGCGTTCATGGCGCAGCCGTTCGCCGCGGATGCCATGCGCCTGCGTCGCTGGGACGATCAGGCCAAGCGTGCCGGGCTGCCGACGCCCCCGCTGAGCCATTATCTGGCGGTGCTCGAGCGCGTGGCGCGCGCCGCGTGA